The Armatimonadota bacterium DNA segment CGTCTACCGCCTCGAGTCCGGCTTCGGCCACCACAGTGCGTATGGCCGAGTAGTTCGCGTGCCGCAGTGCAACCGATGCCCCGTAACGAGCCAGCCTTCGCGCCGCAACCGCCAGCGCCTCGGCGTCGCGGTCTATCCCTATCAGCCGCCCAGACGGGGCGATCCGCTCCAGGATCGCCTCGGCGTGCCCGCCGGCGCCCACCGTGGCGTCAACGTACGTGCCGCCGGGCCGTGGTTCCAGCCAGGCCAGCACCTCGTCGAGCATCACCGGGATGTGCCCAGCGGCTTCTGCCTGAGAACCGGCTATATTCGCAGCTCCTCGATCTGCTCCGCGATCTGCGGAGCCGACAGCTTCGCCTTCTCGATGTAGGACTGCCAGCCGGCGTAGTTCCATATCTCGATCCGGCTGATCAGACCCACCACCACCACCTCGCGCTCGATCCCGGCATGCTGCCGCAGGTGAAGCGGCAGGGTTATCCTGCCCTGTCGGTCGAGCTCGATGTCCACGGCGCCGGCAAGCAGATAGCGCATAACGTCGCGCTGCTTGGTGGAGAGCTTGAGCAACGCGTCCGCGACCTTGGCCCATTCCGCGGGCGAGTATACGCTGATGCAGGGATCCAGTCCGCGGGTGGCTACGACCTGATCGCCCAGGACGCGCCGGAACCTGGGAGCGATGACAACCCGCCCCTTGTCGTCCAGCGCGTACTGGAACTCACCCTTGAGCATCCCCACAACTCCCCACTCTGTCCCACGCTATTCTCCATGTTCCCACAAACTCCTTCTTGTAGACCTGCGATTTGGAAAAGATCTTTGGAGGCCGGCGGCCAGAAGCCTCACTGGGCGCGGTCTCTGGCTTTCACTACCGGCGCAGGGGGGCAGATATGGTGGGTCGGAGCTGCTCACCCACCACATCTTGTGGGAGAGCGGCAATGCACCCGAGGTCCGGGACTACTGCCGACGCCCGGGACTACTGCCGATGCTCGGAACTACTGCCGTGGCGTGGGAGGTTTCCGCCTCACGCGTGGAGTGCGCGCAAGAGCACCCTGGTCCAGCGCCTTGTCGCCCAGGACCGCGCCCAGGCAGTCGCGCAGGTCCAGGGCCTCTTCGATCTGTAGCCGGGCGGACCGCGCTCCGGGCTCAGATGCAAGATCAGGCGATGGATGCGTGACCAGCATGATGCCGCCGTCCGGTAGGATCTCGACGATGAACGCCATTGAGGTGAGCAGGCGGGCAGGACCGAGCCGGGATACGGCCTGTGGCCCGAAGAAGTTGGCCCAACCCAGGCAGGTTGGATCAGGAAGATCGTCTACTCCCACCGTGCCCCACGGAGCTTCCAGGAACAGATAGAGGCCCTTGCACACGCCGAGCACCTGCTCGATGTCCTTGCTCGTCGCCAACGCCTCGCGCGGTATCGTCAGCGTGACCGTGCTTGGGCGAGATCTGGGAACCTCGCTCACCGAGAGGGTCAGCACCGGCCGCATCAGCCCTTCGGAGACGCGCAGGAACGTGCTCTGCGTGCCACCCTCCTCCGCGTCCTCCAGCAGCCGGACCGGCCTCGCGGGTATGATCCGCCGCAGGCTGTCTTCCGGCAGGCGGCGCACAAGATGCGGCTCGTAGGCCCCTCCCTGAGCCACGAGCGTGTCCAGAATCGCCCTCACGGTTCCCGGCCGGAAAGGATGGTCTACCAGGAAGCGCGCGACAACCTGCCCTTCCATGTTCGTCACCCCTGTACAAGAGCCGCCGCTGCTCAGGATGAGTCGGATAGTAGAAGGGGGCTCTCTCGCAGGGCTCTCACGAGGCGAGCGGGGGGGCGGGCGGCTCGCAGGTGTGCCCGTGGCGTTCCCAGGCCGCCAGGATCTCCCGGTTGAGAGGGACATTCCTCCTGAGGCGCACCTGCTGCGCCGGCGAGAGCGTCGCGGCCTGGGCGGCGATAAACTCCACAGCCCTGCGAAGGAACGGCAGGCGGGGTTCAAGGTTGAACTCCTCCAGGACGCGGAAGTGGTGCCAGAAGATGCGCTGGGGCTGGGGATTGGCGTGGCCTATCTCGGCCAGGGATCTGAGCGCCTCGTTGGAGGTGGCAAGCGCGCGGTCAGCGTCCCTCAACCCGGCATAGGCCAGCGCGAGATAGCTGAGGGTGTCCGGGAGCATGAGCCGCTCACCGACGCGGGCCTGAATGTCTCGCGCCTGCTCCAGACCTGCAATGGCCTGTGCGTGGTTTCCCCGGTGGAGCGCGATGATGCCGCGCTTGGCAAGGGACTCGAGGAAGGGGCCGTAGGGGTCTGCTGAATGACCCTCGCGATCGAAGAGGTGTAGAACCTCGTTTACCAACTCCTCCGCGCCATCCACGTTGTGATGGTCCAGGTGCAGTTGGGCCTGCGAGTCCTTGCAGACGGCGATCAGGAGGCGGTTACCCGAGGTAATGGACAGTTCCAGCGCCCTCCTGGAAGCATCCCATGCCCAGCGGTAGTTCCCTATCTGGCGTCCGACGCTGTTGGCGATCTCGTTGCGGCAGGCCATGACCGTGCGGGGGTGTCCGGTGGCCTGAGCCGAGACGCGCGCCTTCCTGAGTCTCCGGACAGCGCTGCCCAGACTGGCTTCCAGAGCATCCAGCGTTGCGAGCTGCAGGGTAACCCTGGCGGCGGTAGTGGGGTCATGGATCTCCTCGGCGAACCGCAGGCCTTCGAGCAGGTTCGCGCGCGACGCGGTCAAGTTGCCGGTCCACTTGAGAACAATCGCCTCCGTCATTGAGACAAATCGGGCCTCGCTGCTATCGCCTGATTCAGCCGAAATGCCCCTTGCAGACTGAAGGCACGCGGAGGCAGCCGCGTAGTTGCCGGTCTTCGCGTGGACAGTCGCCGCCTGCCTCAGGATGGCAACCCGAAGCGGGGCATCGGCATTGCACGTCCGCCTCAGGGCCAGTTGGGACACTGCCAGCGACCGCCTGTGACGCCCGGCCCTGCTCAACATCCAAGCCAGGACGCGGAGCGCCTGTGCCTCATCGCCCGCGTTGCGCGCAGCGCGCAAGTTGACCCATGCCCGACGCGCAAGACCGGCCGCAAGGTCGAACCTGCCGAAGTGCTCTTGAAGAAGCGCGCTGCGCGTGAGCCATACCGCTAGTATCCGGGGTTCGGGATTCCTGCGGCAAAGCGCACCCATTCGACCCAGAAGCACCACACGGTCATCAGGTCTTCCCAGCATTTCGAGGACCTCGTCGGTCTTGGCCAGGAGCAGCGCCTCGTCGAGGATCTTCTCCGCGGAACCCCTGGTGATATCCCTCCGAACGCATGCGATGGAGGCCTTGTAGGCCAAAACGGCCTCCTCGTACGCGTAGAGACCCCTCGCCTGGTCGCCTGCCTGAACCCAGGATGCCGCCGCGGAGTTCCACTGACCTGCGGAATGCTGGTGCCACGCGAGGCGATGAATCGGAACGTCGGACCATTGCAGCAACACCGCCGCCGCCCGGCCGTGGCACATGCGCCGGAGGTGGGCGGGAAGGCTCTCGTAGCATATCGCGCGTATCTTGTCGTGCGAGAAGCGGTAGCCAGTGTGCTCGCGCTGAAAGATCCCGTGCCTCAGCAGACACGCAATACTCCTGGACAGACGGTTCCTGCTGCCCTTGCTGACCATGGCAAGGAGTTCCTCGTCGAAACTCCTCCCCAGGACAGATGCCATCTCTGCTGCCTGGCGAGCCGTGGGGTCAAGAAGGGCCAGCCGCTGCTGAACCGCGGTGCGCACGCCGTCGGGTATTGCCATCTCCGTCCCTCGGGGGCTTTCGGGATCTAGCCCTGGAAACGAGCCGGCCAGCGATTCGCGCGGTCGCTGTTGGAGCAATCGAAGTGTCTCAATCACGAACAAAGGGTTCCCCTCAGACTCGGTGAAGATGCGCGCCACCAGATTCGAGGATAGGGAGTGCCCTTCGAGCAGCATCCGAATGAGCTCCCCTGTCTCCACCTCCGAAAGTGGGCCCAAGCGGAGCACCGCCGTACAGTGACGCGCGAGTCTTTCCAAGATCGAGTCGTGCACAGGACGGGTTCCCACAGGGCGCGCGGTCAGGAGAACGACTACCCGCATGTGCCTGGTGCGCTCCAGCAGATGCGAAAGAAAATCCACCGTGCCTGTGTCGGCCCACTGCAGGTCCTCGATCACTAACAGCATAGGCCGCTTCCGGCTCGCCTCCTCCAGTGGGGCCTGAAGCCAGTTGAACAGGCGAAGTTTGCCAGGAGGCCCAGGTGATTGATCGCCCGTGCTTCCTGCCGGATCATCAAAGGACGATGTGGGACGCATGCTGCCATCTCGGCCGAGAAGCCGCGCAACGTCGCTGCTATCGAAGAAAGCGCTGAGCGCGTCGAGCACCGGCTGGTACGGAACCGGCTCATTGAACTCGATGCTGCGCCCACGAAGGACAGCCCCGCCGCGCACGGCCCACTCCTCCGCCACCCATTCGGCGAACTTGGACTTCCCTATGCCTGCCTCGCCCACAAGCAGGAGCCCTCCTCCACTGCCGGCTACTGCTGCATCAAGGAGGTTGGCAGCAACCTGCCGTTCGTCACTCCGTCCCACTAGATGTGCACTGTCAGGCTGAATCGCCGGCGCTGCCGAAATCCGCGCATCGCCAACGATGCCACCATGCGCGGGGCGCCTTGTCACTTCAAGCAGCGATATCGTCTCCGCGTCCGGCTCTACGCCCAGTTCAGATCTGGCAAGGCGGGCGAAGCGCCTGAACTGGCTCGCAGCAGCCGGCTTGTCGCCGGCCCGAATGAGAAGCTTCATGAGACTGCGCTGCGCCTGCTCGTTGAACGGATCGGCCTCTGCGGCCCGGCGCGCATACTCCACCGCGAGATCCTGCCGCCCCCGACGGGCAAACCCCTCGGCCAGGGCTTGGAGCGAAGACACGAGACACCGCTTCAGATTCTCTCTTTCAAGCTGGCACCACTCGACATCCCAATCCTCCAGCAGGTCCCCTTTGTAGCGCCGGAGGGCATGGATCGCTCGGGAGAGGTGCTCCAGCCCGGCTTCGGTCTGACCGGGTCGCAGCACACCTTGTCGGAACTGCTCGACATCTACGTCGCACAGATCCATGTTGAGCCCCACAGACGTGGCCGTTGCCACGAGCACATCTGTTGGAAGACCATGAGATCCCAGCACGCCCTTGAGACGCCATGCTACCGTGCTGAGATTGGCTCTGGCCCGTTCCTCTGGTAGATCCGGCCAAAGGGCGCCGGCTGCGCGTGTTCTCGGGATGGTCCGCCCGCCTGCGAGTGCCAGGTAGGCGAGCAACTGCGCGGGCCTGGGTTTGAGGTCAACTGGACCTGTCTCCGAGACGACCGCGAAGCGGCCCAGGAGATGGATCTCCAGCTTCGCCATGAGTCACCACCCTGCGATACCCGAATCCGTGGGTCGCCATACAGGCGCTGCTGGTTCAGACCGTGTGAGGTAGGGTGCGATGCGCGGCGTGATGTCTACAGGAGAGCCGCTACCCGCCGCAGCGCGTCCACAGCGGCCCGGTCGAACTGCGTTCCGGCGTTCTGCTGCAGTATGGCGACGGCCGCGGCGCGGCCGACGCCCTTCCGATACGGCCTGTCTGTCGTCAGCGCGTCAAGTGCATCGGCGACAAGGATGATCCGGGAGCCCACCGGGATCTGCTCTCCTATCAGCCCGTCGGGATACCCGGCTCCGTCCCATCGCTCGTGATGGTGGCGCACCATCTCTGCCGACTCGCCGAGGATGTCCAGGGGCTCGATGATGTTCGCGCTCACGGATGAATGATGCATCATGGTGACGTGCTCGTCGGGCGTGAGCTTCCCCGGCTTCCGGATGATGCGCCCACTGACACCGATCTTGCCGATGTCGTGCATGAGCGCACCAATCCGGATGCGCTCAACCTCGGCCTCCGGCAGATCCATCTCCCTCGCGATGCGGACCGCATACCGCGCCACGTTCTGGGAGTGGTTTGACGTGTATGGATCCTTCAGGTCAACGGCCTGCGCCATCATCTGCAGGCTGGTGAGAAGAACTCCGCCCTGGTCTCCCAGGAGCTTCCACGGATAGTAGGCCTCTATGAGAACGACCGAGGCGATGCCCATGACGACCAGGCCGAAGCTCGCCTGGATGTAGCTCAGGAAGATGGCCGCTACAGACAGCGACGCCACGTGCGTCCACCCATTCCGGATCAGGTGTCGAAGGACCGACCTGAACCGCATGCCTTCCCTGAGGTTGAGGTCGAGCGCTTGATGTGGGATCTGCACGCACCAGAAGGTGAACATGCTGCCGACACGAGCAGTTAGTTCGACCATCTCGAAGCTTCCCCATTGCTGCCCCAACCCCAATCCGAGGCCTGCGTACGCCAGGTACCCGGCCCAGAGGCCGATTGCCTCTCCCCCGGACTGAGACAGGGCGTCGCCCACCGGGAGCCGTCGCGCAGGAATCGTTACCAGGAGGATGGGCAGAAGTCCGGCAAGCATGAGAAGGGCCGGTCCACCTATCCAAAGTCCCACAAAGGCCGCGACCGGTCTCAGCGTGAACACGCCCTGCGGGCCGAGCCGCACTGCGAGCCACTCACCGACACCCGCCATAAGAACGAGAACGATCACGGGCAGGATGTTGTACCGGTGAACCGTTGAAAGACCGAGGCCCAGAGAGAAGGCCGCGATCAGCACCAGCAATGGCCTGAAACCCATCAGTCGGCCGATGGCCCTCATCTGGCCGGTATCTCCCCAAGCCGTGGCACTTCCTGCTTCGACTGGTCGCCAACTCCTATGTCGCTAACGGGGAAAAGGCCCCTCTCGACGAGCCTGCCGAAGGCGTCTGCAACCTCCGGGTCAAAGGCGCCCCCCTTCTCTCTCTCGACACTCAGCGCTATCGCGTCCAGGGAGGCATCTCCCGCAAACGGAAAGATCCCGGACGCCATGCTGTCCACCGCCTCTGCCAGGGCGATGATCCTGGCGCCCAGGGGAATCGCTTCGCCCTGCAGGCCCCTGGGGTATCCTGCGCCGTCGAACCTCTCGTGGTGGCACAGGATCATCGTGGCTATCTCCCTGCGGGGCAGCTCTCGCGCCAGCTCTGCGCCGATCAGCACGTGGTCCCGCAGGCCGTCGGCGTCCTCAGGGACCAGAACAGGCCGGTCCAGCAACTCGTCCTTGCCGATCATGCCCACGTCGTGCATGAGGGCCGCGAACTGGACCGACTCCACCGTGGCCTCGCTCAACCGCATCTCGCGCGCTATCGAAACGGCCAGTTCGGCCACCCGCCTGGCGTGGCCCCTGCTGAGAGGGAAGTTCACGTCCGTTGCCACAACCAGGCCGTCCACGATCTGCGCGTATAGATGGCGGCGCTTGATGTAGAGCCGAAGGGCCAGCCACTGAAGAGGCAGCAGCATCAGGTAGAGAAGAACAGCGGCGGGGTTTACATTGGCATAGAGAATCGCCAGGAGAATCGCAGTGGGAATGCTAAGAAGGTTCGGCCAGAAGAGATCGCGCGTGTTGCCAAACCACGTGCTGAGGAAAGGCGTCCCTCTCCACCTGCTCACGCCATATGCTACGAAGAAGTTGTTAGCAACTTGGCTTGCCAGTGGGGCGAACGCCAGCGCCGGCCAGG contains these protein-coding regions:
- the mraZ gene encoding division/cell wall cluster transcriptional repressor MraZ, with translation MLKGEFQYALDDKGRVVIAPRFRRVLGDQVVATRGLDPCISVYSPAEWAKVADALLKLSTKQRDVMRYLLAGAVDIELDRQGRITLPLHLRQHAGIEREVVVVGLISRIEIWNYAGWQSYIEKAKLSAPQIAEQIEELRI
- a CDS encoding HD-GYP domain-containing protein, with the translated sequence MRAIGRLMGFRPLLVLIAAFSLGLGLSTVHRYNILPVIVLVLMAGVGEWLAVRLGPQGVFTLRPVAAFVGLWIGGPALLMLAGLLPILLVTIPARRLPVGDALSQSGGEAIGLWAGYLAYAGLGLGLGQQWGSFEMVELTARVGSMFTFWCVQIPHQALDLNLREGMRFRSVLRHLIRNGWTHVASLSVAAIFLSYIQASFGLVVMGIASVVLIEAYYPWKLLGDQGGVLLTSLQMMAQAVDLKDPYTSNHSQNVARYAVRIAREMDLPEAEVERIRIGALMHDIGKIGVSGRIIRKPGKLTPDEHVTMMHHSSVSANIIEPLDILGESAEMVRHHHERWDGAGYPDGLIGEQIPVGSRIILVADALDALTTDRPYRKGVGRAAAVAILQQNAGTQFDRAAVDALRRVAALL
- a CDS encoding HD domain-containing protein; the encoded protein is MQTITREVRLFVPMVVASATAVVVLLADAIPWHEWPRLLLFFGLTIVTYSIRIPDPRGGSVTPSTVLSYLVIYLLSPPTAVLVVGAGRTIAFALARGWVPWRALFNGSQIALSVAAGSYVFALLGGVPAEIELTSAWPALAFAPLASQVANNFFVAYGVSRWRGTPFLSTWFGNTRDLFWPNLLSIPTAILLAILYANVNPAAVLLYLMLLPLQWLALRLYIKRRHLYAQIVDGLVVATDVNFPLSRGHARRVAELAVSIAREMRLSEATVESVQFAALMHDVGMIGKDELLDRPVLVPEDADGLRDHVLIGAELARELPRREIATMILCHHERFDGAGYPRGLQGEAIPLGARIIALAEAVDSMASGIFPFAGDASLDAIALSVEREKGGAFDPEVADAFGRLVERGLFPVSDIGVGDQSKQEVPRLGEIPAR